From Triticum urartu cultivar G1812 chromosome 2, Tu2.1, whole genome shotgun sequence, a single genomic window includes:
- the LOC125541017 gene encoding protein SRC2-like: MAYRVLEVTLQSARNLKNVNLMSRLEVYAVATISGDPMTRQCTPPDPYGGRHPTWNTTLRFTVPPTAAAGASGCLHVLLRTERSLGDRDVGEVVVPLTEVLGLGGSFRDPRDLGPRPPQFAVYHVRRVHRPADTYGVLYLSYRLGGVVLPQPHPHAPHPHHDHAAAHEEDHVVAYPVAARPSFHHHQPYAYMPAPTLMPPPPPHSAQASSGSGAHMSSSPPSPRDYSGHMALHPPLSKAYGYGHLSMPPPLQASGHTATPPAPQRAAAGYNAAGSPWTNARNNGGADLGSMGLSAGDMMSDAAAYNAGYRAGMAREWSGVRGAAVY; encoded by the coding sequence ATGGCGTACAGGGTGCTGGAGGTGACCCTCCAGTCGGCCAGGAACCTCAAGAACGTCAACCTCATGTCGCGCCTCGAGGTGTACGCCGTCGCCACCATCTCCGGCGACCCCATGACGCGCCAGTGCACCCCGCCCGACCCCTACGGCGGCCGCCACCCCACCTGGAACACCACGCTCCGCTTCACCGTcccgcccaccgccgccgcggGCGCCAGCGGCtgcctccacgtcctcctccgcACCGAGCGCTCCCTCGGCGACCGCGACGTCGGCGAGGTCGTCGTCCCGCTCACCGAGGTCCTCGGCCTCGGCGGCTCCTTCCGCGACCCGCGCGACCTCGGCCCCCGCCCGCCCCAGTTCGCCGTCTACCACGTCCGCAGGGTGCACCGCCCCGCCGACACCTACGGCGTGCTCTACCTCTCCTACCGCCTCGGCGGCGTCGTCCTGCCGCAGCCTCACCCTCATGCGCCGCACCCGCACCACGACCACGCTGCCGCTCACGAAGAAGACCACGTCGTCGCGTACCCGGTGGCGGCGCGGCCGTCGTTCCATCACCACCAGCCGTACGCCTACATGCCGGCCCCGACGctcatgccgccgccgccgccgcactccgCGCAGGCTTCTTCCGGTTCCGGTGCGCACATGTCGTCCTCGCCACCGTCTCCGCGGGATTATAGCGGGCATATGGCCCTGCATCCGCCGCTTTCAAAGGCTTACGGTTACGGGCACCTGTCGATGCCGCCGCCGCTCCAAGCCTCCGGGCACACGGCGACGCCCCCGGCGCCTCAAAGAGCAGCAGCCGGGTACAACGCAGCCGGCTCGCCGTGGACGAACGCGAGGAATAACGGCGGCGCTGACTTGGGCAGCATGGGGCTGAGCGCCGGCGACATGATGTCGGACGCCGCGGCGTACAACGCCGGGTACAGGGCCGGGATGGCCCGCGAGTGGAGCGGGGTCCGCGGGGCCGCCGTGTACTAG
- the LOC125535737 gene encoding basic proline-rich protein-like yields MAYRVLEVTLLSAKDLKSVNLITRMEVYAVATISGDPITRQCTPPDPHGGRNPTWNATLQFAVPPTAEEATGGCLHILLRVERIFGGDRDVGEVIVPLSEILSGVGHGADYGAHSMPQFASYQIRKVHRTEVRGLLYLTYRLGPVVLPEPHLEIPVDEWPVVAYPAKQVMPPPPPPPPQAAWPGYVAAAPPAKPPAGYVAVPPPPPAKPAGYMDVPFSPEKAPGHTAWPSPIPYWYGPAPSPAKQEGHAAVPPSPKPSGYGTAPSPAKQEGHGAVPPSPNPYGYGTAPSPAKQEGRAAVPPATPKPSGYGTAPSPAKQEGHVAVPPSPKPAGGHVAVPPSHEPSGRVVSMPPSPKPVGRVVSMPPSSPKPSGQVMSMPPSPKPVERAVSMPPSQKPVERAVSMPPSPKPVDRVVSMPPSQKPAGHVVSVPPAPKPVERVVSMPPSQKPAGQVVSMPPPAPKPVERVVSMPPPAPKPVERVVSMPSSQKPAGQVVSMPPPPPKPVERVVSMPPSQKPAGNVVSMPPPPPKPVERAVSMPPSPKPVDRVVSMPPSPKPTEQHVSVPPSKPAAQVAPPPSPKPSGYEAVPSPPKPAPHAAVPPSPKPSGHYTVPPSPTPAGHVATMPSSSPKPPVHAVPPSPKTSTHVTAVPPSPKPAGGHVSVPPSPMPSGGHVSRPPSPAPYGQVVSMPPAPKPAAQVAVLPPPKPANLPADHNPSMEFGWGLGAGLVSGAISGMLAGGNKGEPTAYAPQAAPLARSRQVSVSKTYGRDVYTH; encoded by the coding sequence ATGGCGTACCGAGTGCTGGAGGTCACGCTCCTGTCAGCCAAGGACCTCAAGAGCGTGAACCTCATCACGCGCATGGAGGTGTACGCGGTGGCGACCATCTCCGGCGACCCCATCACGCGCCAGTGCACCCCGCCGGACCCGCACGGCGGCCGCAACCCGACCTGGAACGCCACGCTCCAGTTCGCCGTGCCGCCCACCGCCGAGGAGGCCACGGGCGGCTGCCTCCACATCCTCCTCCGCGTCGAGCGCATCTTCGGCGGCGACCGCGACGTCGGCGAGGTCATCGTGCCCCTCTCCGAGATCCTCTCCGGCGTCGGCCACGGCGCCGACTACGGCGCCCACAGCATGCCGCAGTTCGCGTCCTACCAGATCCGCAAGGTGCACCGCACCGAGGTGCGCGGCCTGCTCTACCTCACGTACCGTCTCGGCCCCGTCGTCCTGCCGGAGCCCCATCTGGAGATACCCGTCGACGAGTGGCCCGTCGTGGCGTACCCGGCGAAGCAGGtgatgccgccgccgccgccgcctccaccgcaGGCTGCTTGGCCCGGGTATGTGGCCGCGGCACCGCCGGCGAAACCACCTGCCGGCTACGTGGCTGTGCCCCCGCCTCCACCTGCAAAGCCGGCCGGCTACATGGATGTGCCGTTTTCGCCTGAGAAAGCACCCGGGCATACGGCCTGGCCGTCTCCAATACCTTACTGGTACGGGCCCGCGCCATCACCTGCAAAGCAAGAAGGGCATGCCGCCGTGCCGCCGTCGCCGAAACCTTCTGGGTACGGGACCGCGCCATCGCCTGCAAAGCAAGAAGGGCATGGCGCCGTGCCGCCGTCTCCGAATCCTTATGGGTACGGGACCGCGCCGTCGCCTGCAAAGCAAGAAGGTCGTGCGGCCGTGCCGCCGGCGACTCCAAAACCTTCTGGGTACGGGACCGCGCCATCGCCTGCAAAGCAAGAAGGGCATGTCGCCGTGCCGCCGTCTCCAAAGCCAGCCGGTGGACATGTCGCCGTGCCGCCGTCTCATGAGCCATCCGGTCGGGTGGTGTCCATGCCGCCTTCTCCAAAACCAGTCGGGCGTGTGGTGTCTATGCCACCGTCTTCTCCGAAACCATCCGGTCAGGTGATGTCTATGCCACCTTCTCCAAAGCCAGTGGAACGTGCGGTGTCCATGCCGCCGTCTCAAAAACCGGTCGAACGTGCGGTGTCCATGCCGCCGTCTCCGAAACCGGTTGACCGTGTGGTGTCCATGCCGCCGTCTCAGAAACCAGCCGGGCATGTGGTGTCCGTTCCGCCGGCTCCAAAACCGGTTGAACGTGTGGTGTCCATGCCGCCGTCTCAGAAACCGGCCGGGCAGGTGGTGTCCATGCCGCCGCCGGCTCCAAAACCAGTTGAACGTGTGGTGTCCATGCCGCCGCCGGCTCCAAAACCAGTTGAACGTGTGGTGTCCATGCCGTCGTCTCAGAAACCGGCCGGGCAGGTGGTGTCCATGCCGCCGCCTCCACCGAAACCAGTCGAACGTGTGGTGTCCATGCCGCCGTCTCAGAAACCGGCCGGAAATGTGGTGTCCatgcctccgccgccgccgaaaCCGGTCGAACGTGCGGTGTCCATGCCGCCGTCTCCGAAACCGGTTGACCGTGTGGTGTCCATGCCGCCGTCTCCAAAGCCAACCGAGCAGCATGTGTCCGTGCCGCCGTCAAAACCAGCGGCACAAGTGGCCCCGCCACCGTCTCCCAAACCTTCTGGGTACGAGGCCGTGCCTTCTCCTCCGAAACCAGCACCACATGCGGCCGTGCCGCCGTCCCCGAAACCATCGGGTCATTACACCGTGCCGCCGTCTCCAACACCCGCCGGACATGTCGCCACCATGCCGTCGTCGTCTCCGAAACCACCTGTTCATGCGGTGCCACCATCTCCAAAGACAAGCACGCATGTGACGGCCGTGCCGCCGTCGCCAAAGCCAGCCGGCGGGCATGTGTCCGTGCCGCCGTCTCCAATGCCATCCGGCGGGCATGTGTCCAGGCCGCCGTCTCCAGCACCATACGGTCAGGTGGTGTCCATGCCGCCTGCTCCAAAACCAGCCGCCCAAGTGGCCGTGCTGCCGCCTCCAAAACCAGCCAATTTGCCGGCAGATCACAACCCCAGCATGGAGTTCGGGTGGGGGCTGGGCGCCGGCCTGGTCAGCGGCGCGATCAGCGGGATGCTGGCCGGCGGCAACAAAGGAGAACCGACGGCGTACGCACCACAAGCCGCTCCACTCGCCCGCAGCCGTCAAGTGTCTGTGTCTAAGACGTACGGTAGAGATGTTTACACGCACTAA